A genome region from Leifsonia sp. Root112D2 includes the following:
- a CDS encoding phytoene desaturase family protein codes for MEQHGADIDAIVVGSGPNGLAAAVTLARAGLAVRVYERSDAPGGGARTSELTLPGFLHDVCSAVHPMALASEFFQRFGLSERIAMIVPEISYGHPLPGGQAGIAYHDLERTAEGLARDGAAWRRLFAPLLKNLDAVSELTGNQLLRIPRHPVGAVQFGLRTLEQGGPMWNARFEREVAPALLTGVFAHTIRRLPSLAPAGAGLTLATYAHAGGWPVPVGGSGAITRAMADDLRAHGGEIIVDHNVRSLTELPPARIVMLDVTPRALLKLAGDRLPHAYAADLRRFRYGNGVGKVDFALSQPVPWANAELRAAPTVHVGGTRAQLARAENAVARGRHAEQPYVLVSQPSIVDASRAPAGKHVLWAYTHVPRGSSVDQTEAVTREIERYAPGFRDTILATASRTAVEMEAYNPNDIGGDIAAGEVSMWQLAKRPVLATNPWRTPLDGVYLCSASTPPGPGVHGLAGWHAALSALHREYGITTRPELGPHEKG; via the coding sequence ATGGAGCAGCACGGGGCGGATATCGATGCGATAGTGGTCGGCTCCGGTCCGAACGGTCTCGCGGCGGCGGTCACGCTCGCCCGCGCCGGGCTCGCCGTGCGGGTGTACGAGCGATCGGATGCGCCGGGCGGAGGTGCGCGCACGAGCGAACTCACGCTCCCGGGTTTCCTGCACGACGTCTGCTCGGCCGTGCACCCCATGGCGCTCGCCTCCGAATTTTTCCAGCGCTTCGGGCTCTCTGAACGCATTGCGATGATCGTGCCCGAGATCTCGTACGGGCACCCGCTGCCGGGCGGGCAGGCGGGCATCGCCTATCACGACCTCGAGCGCACCGCCGAGGGACTCGCACGTGACGGGGCCGCCTGGCGCCGCCTGTTCGCCCCGCTGCTCAAAAACCTCGACGCGGTCTCCGAGCTGACGGGCAACCAATTGCTGCGCATCCCTCGGCACCCTGTCGGGGCGGTGCAGTTCGGCCTGCGCACACTCGAGCAGGGCGGCCCGATGTGGAACGCGCGGTTCGAGCGTGAAGTCGCGCCTGCCTTGCTCACCGGTGTGTTTGCGCACACCATCCGCCGACTTCCGAGCCTGGCACCGGCAGGAGCCGGACTCACGCTCGCCACCTACGCTCACGCCGGCGGGTGGCCGGTACCTGTTGGTGGCAGCGGCGCCATCACCCGCGCCATGGCCGACGACCTGCGCGCTCACGGCGGCGAGATCATTGTTGACCACAACGTGCGCAGCCTGACGGAGCTGCCGCCGGCACGCATCGTGATGCTGGATGTGACGCCGCGCGCCCTGCTCAAACTGGCCGGCGATCGGCTGCCTCACGCGTATGCCGCAGACCTGCGGCGTTTTCGATACGGCAACGGCGTCGGCAAGGTCGATTTCGCGCTCTCGCAGCCGGTGCCGTGGGCTAATGCCGAGTTGCGCGCTGCGCCCACCGTGCACGTGGGCGGCACACGGGCACAGTTGGCGCGCGCCGAGAACGCGGTGGCGCGCGGACGGCACGCCGAGCAACCCTACGTGCTGGTCTCGCAGCCGAGCATCGTCGACGCCAGCCGGGCGCCGGCCGGCAAACACGTGCTGTGGGCGTACACGCACGTGCCGCGCGGATCATCCGTCGATCAGACCGAGGCCGTCACGCGCGAGATCGAGCGGTACGCGCCGGGCTTCCGCGACACGATTCTGGCCACGGCAAGCCGCACGGCCGTCGAGATGGAAGCGTACAACCCGAACGACATCGGGGGCGACATCGCAGCAGGCGAAGTGTCGATGTGGCAGCTGGCCAAGAGACCGGTGCTGGCCACGAATCCGTGGCGCACCCCATTGGACGGCGTGTACCTCTGTTCGGCCTCCACCCCGCCCGGTCCCGGCGTGCACGGGCTGGCGGGCTGGCATGCGGCGCTGAGCGCGCTGCACCGCGAATACGGCATAACAACGAGGCCCGAACTGGGCCCGCACGAGAAGGGTTGA
- a CDS encoding SDR family NAD(P)-dependent oxidoreductase — protein MDLGISTRTALVSGADSGIGWHTAERLLREGATVVITDLDQGRLDEAAARLPADAGQLYAFAADLTDSGAVASLASMVREAAGPIDILVQSAGITGAQGLFHEIDEQGWANTIEVDLLAPVRLVRAFLDDLRAGGWGRIVFVASEDAVQPYDDELPYCAAKAGVLALAKGLSRSYAHEGLLVNAVSPAFIATPMTDAMMDKRAKQRGTDRDEAIQSFLSEKRPFMEIGRRGEPEEVADVIAFLCSDRASFVNGSNYRVDSGSVATI, from the coding sequence GTGGATCTGGGAATCTCGACACGCACGGCACTGGTCAGCGGCGCCGATTCCGGCATCGGCTGGCACACCGCAGAACGACTGTTGCGGGAGGGCGCAACCGTCGTCATCACGGATCTCGACCAGGGCCGCCTGGACGAGGCTGCCGCGCGCCTACCCGCCGACGCCGGCCAGTTGTACGCGTTCGCGGCCGATCTCACGGATTCGGGTGCGGTCGCGTCGTTGGCGAGCATGGTGCGCGAGGCGGCGGGGCCGATCGACATCCTCGTGCAATCGGCAGGCATCACGGGCGCACAGGGTCTCTTCCACGAGATCGACGAGCAGGGTTGGGCGAACACCATCGAGGTTGACCTGCTGGCGCCGGTGCGGCTGGTTCGCGCGTTCCTCGACGATCTGCGTGCAGGCGGCTGGGGGCGCATCGTGTTCGTCGCATCCGAAGATGCGGTACAGCCGTACGACGACGAGCTGCCATACTGCGCCGCCAAGGCGGGTGTGCTGGCGCTCGCCAAGGGACTCTCGCGCTCGTACGCGCACGAAGGGCTGCTGGTGAACGCGGTCTCGCCCGCGTTCATCGCCACGCCGATGACCGACGCCATGATGGACAAGCGGGCCAAGCAGCGCGGTACCGACCGCGACGAGGCCATCCAGTCCTTTCTGAGCGAGAAGCGGCCGTTCATGGAAATCGGGCGGCGGGGCGAGCCCGAGGAGGTGGCCGACGTGATTGCGTTCCTGTGCTCCGACCGTGCATCCTTCGTCAACGGCTCGAACTACCGTGTCGACTCGGGGTCGGTCGCCACGATCTGA
- a CDS encoding RecQ family ATP-dependent DNA helicase has translation MTDSRASALSILRTLVGRDDAAFHEGQYEAIETLVDERRRALVVQRTGWGKSAVYFVATLLLRQRGAGPTILVSPLLALMRDQIAAASRAGVRAVAINSANAHEWDDVLQALANDEVDVLLVSPERLNNPRFRDEQLPALVQRAGLLVVDEAHCISDWGHDFRPDYRRLRDLIAELPAGIPVLATTATANSRVVADVAEQLGHGAGVVTIRGPLARASLRLGVLRLPDARARLGWLLSHLGELPGSGIIYALTVSAAEDTARLLRDAGHAVQAYTGRTDPADRERLEQQLKNNEVKALVATSALGMGFDKPDLGFVLHLGAPSSPVAYYQQVGRAGRATDNADVLLLPGEEDVPIWNYFATASMPDEQKALAVISELGSEPLSTPALEARVDLKRTPLELLLKVLDVDGAVRKVTGGWIATGHPWVYDAERYARISAARLAEQQSMLDYERTDGCRMEFLQRALDDETAAPCGRCDNCAGLWYPIDVQGDAVGAASAALDRVGVVIEPRAQWPSGMDRLSVPLRGNIAVGERLSPGRALARLTDLGWGGALRTLFSSSAADAPASAAMIAACVRVLAEWDWEERPAVVVSMPSRRRPLLVESVARALAEAGKLDYLGPLGLVDGGPRGESGGNSAYRLANVWERFAVGGVAVPDAKPVLLVDDLADSRWTLTVAGRLLRRAGASSVLPFTLAVAG, from the coding sequence GTGACCGACAGCCGCGCATCCGCCCTGAGCATTCTGCGCACGCTTGTCGGGCGCGACGACGCGGCCTTTCACGAGGGGCAGTATGAGGCGATCGAGACGCTCGTCGACGAGCGTCGCCGTGCGCTGGTCGTGCAGCGCACCGGATGGGGCAAGTCGGCCGTGTACTTCGTGGCCACCCTGCTGCTGCGCCAGCGCGGCGCAGGCCCGACCATCCTTGTGTCGCCGCTACTCGCCCTCATGCGTGACCAGATCGCCGCGGCGTCGCGCGCGGGAGTGCGGGCGGTCGCCATCAACTCGGCCAATGCGCACGAGTGGGACGACGTGCTGCAGGCGCTCGCCAACGACGAGGTCGACGTTCTACTTGTCTCACCCGAGCGACTGAACAACCCGCGGTTCCGTGATGAGCAGCTGCCCGCGCTCGTGCAACGGGCGGGCCTGCTCGTCGTCGACGAGGCGCACTGCATCAGCGACTGGGGCCACGACTTTCGGCCAGACTACAGGCGGTTGCGCGACCTCATCGCCGAGCTGCCGGCCGGTATTCCGGTGCTGGCCACCACGGCGACGGCCAACAGCCGGGTGGTGGCGGATGTCGCGGAGCAGCTCGGTCACGGCGCCGGGGTCGTGACGATTCGCGGACCGCTTGCGCGAGCATCCTTGAGGCTGGGTGTTCTGCGCCTGCCCGACGCGCGCGCCCGCCTGGGCTGGCTGCTCAGCCATCTCGGCGAGCTGCCGGGCAGCGGCATCATCTACGCGCTCACGGTCTCAGCCGCCGAAGACACCGCGCGCCTGCTGCGCGACGCTGGCCACGCGGTGCAGGCATACACCGGTCGCACCGACCCGGCCGACCGCGAACGGCTCGAGCAGCAACTCAAGAACAACGAGGTCAAGGCGCTTGTGGCCACGAGCGCGCTGGGCATGGGCTTCGACAAGCCCGATCTGGGTTTCGTGCTGCACCTGGGCGCTCCCTCGTCACCAGTGGCCTACTACCAGCAGGTGGGTCGTGCCGGCCGCGCCACCGACAATGCCGACGTGCTGTTGTTGCCGGGCGAGGAAGACGTGCCGATCTGGAATTACTTCGCCACTGCCTCGATGCCCGACGAGCAGAAGGCGCTCGCCGTGATCTCCGAGCTGGGCTCGGAGCCCCTCTCGACGCCGGCGCTGGAGGCGCGGGTCGATCTCAAGCGCACGCCGCTCGAGCTGCTGCTCAAGGTGCTCGACGTCGACGGGGCCGTGCGCAAGGTGACGGGTGGCTGGATCGCCACCGGGCATCCGTGGGTCTACGACGCCGAACGTTACGCACGCATCTCGGCCGCGCGTCTCGCCGAGCAGCAGTCGATGCTCGACTACGAACGCACCGATGGATGCCGCATGGAATTTCTGCAGCGCGCGCTCGACGATGAGACAGCGGCGCCCTGTGGACGGTGCGACAACTGTGCAGGGCTCTGGTATCCGATCGACGTGCAGGGCGATGCCGTGGGTGCGGCATCCGCTGCCCTCGATCGCGTCGGCGTCGTCATCGAACCGCGGGCCCAGTGGCCGTCAGGCATGGACCGGCTGTCAGTGCCGCTGCGCGGAAACATCGCCGTCGGCGAGCGGCTGTCGCCGGGGCGTGCACTGGCGCGTCTCACCGATCTCGGCTGGGGCGGTGCGTTGCGCACGCTCTTCTCCTCGAGTGCTGCGGATGCCCCGGCGAGCGCCGCGATGATTGCCGCCTGTGTGCGGGTGCTGGCGGAATGGGACTGGGAGGAACGCCCGGCGGTGGTCGTGAGCATGCCGTCGAGGCGGCGTCCGCTGCTCGTGGAATCGGTGGCGCGCGCCTTGGCCGAGGCAGGCAAGCTCGACTACCTGGGGCCGCTCGGGCTGGTAGACGGTGGTCCGCGCGGAGAGTCGGGCGGCAACAGCGCCTACCGGCTCGCAAATGTGTGGGAGCGCTTCGCGGTCGGCGGCGTAGCGGTGCCCGACGCAAAGCCGGTTCTGCTCGTGGATGACCTCGCCGACAGCCGGTGGACGCTCACGGTCGCGGGGCGTCTGCTGCGCCGCGCCGGGGCATCCTCAGTACTGCCGTTCACGCTCGCGGTCGCGGGGTAA
- a CDS encoding thiamine pyrophosphate-requiring protein, which yields MTTVSEFVIERVKQWGVTRVFGFPGDGIGEFDGALGKAERDGEGLKYVRPTHEEICALMATAHAKFTGEVGVCIATSSPGAFHMLNGLYDAQSDNQPVVAIIGQQGLDSLGTFTQQENNLERTFADVAVYVQTIVSPDQAQAVVDTAFRTARVRLGPAVIILPHDVQSLKMKELKPTHWVSRSSAVAPSLSIVPPQSEILKAAAIINAGKKVTFLVGHGANGATDEVLAAAELCGAGVITALRGKQVVPSDVAYHSQQLGLLGSLPSLHQMSGCDTLVLLGTNYPYSEFLPASGQARAIQMDLKPEQMGLRYPTELNLWGDVKATLEALIPHLEQTTDLSWQNTVAEEMIEWENEMEAEAMVSVEDGVNPRRVYHELNKRLPPQAIVTADAGSTADWYGHHIRLRRGMMGDLSGRLASMLAAMPYAVAAKFAYSDRSVICTIGDGAFQMLGMNELITIKKYMKEWENPQLIIMILHNDDLTQVSWEMRTEDANPVWTTSQAVESVDYAGWAELLGFTGIRVKSDDEVAAAWDAAFANRGITVIDAYTSKNVPPLPPHITREFAKNTATALLKGDPYGVGAIRDSAEAVVTEGIERVKGKLHIGQDREKKSD from the coding sequence ATGACAACCGTCAGCGAATTCGTGATCGAGCGGGTGAAGCAGTGGGGTGTCACCCGAGTCTTCGGCTTTCCCGGCGACGGCATCGGAGAGTTCGACGGCGCGCTCGGCAAGGCCGAGCGCGACGGCGAAGGGCTGAAGTACGTGCGCCCGACGCACGAGGAGATCTGCGCGCTCATGGCGACGGCCCACGCGAAGTTCACCGGCGAGGTTGGCGTATGCATCGCGACCTCCAGCCCCGGGGCATTCCACATGCTCAATGGGCTCTACGACGCTCAGTCGGATAATCAACCCGTCGTCGCGATCATCGGGCAGCAGGGGCTGGATTCCCTCGGCACGTTCACCCAGCAGGAGAACAATCTGGAACGCACCTTCGCGGATGTCGCGGTGTACGTGCAAACCATCGTCTCGCCGGACCAGGCGCAGGCGGTCGTCGACACGGCGTTCCGCACGGCGCGGGTGCGGCTGGGGCCCGCGGTGATCATCCTTCCTCACGACGTGCAGTCGTTGAAGATGAAGGAGCTCAAGCCGACCCACTGGGTTTCCCGTTCGAGCGCTGTCGCCCCGTCGCTTTCCATAGTGCCGCCGCAGAGCGAGATTCTGAAGGCGGCCGCCATCATCAACGCCGGCAAGAAGGTGACGTTCCTCGTCGGCCACGGCGCGAATGGGGCGACGGACGAGGTACTCGCCGCCGCGGAACTCTGCGGCGCTGGCGTCATCACCGCGCTGCGCGGCAAGCAGGTGGTGCCCTCGGATGTTGCCTACCACTCGCAGCAGCTGGGGCTGCTCGGCTCGCTGCCGAGCCTGCACCAGATGAGCGGATGCGACACGCTGGTTCTGCTTGGCACCAACTACCCGTACTCGGAGTTTCTGCCGGCCAGCGGTCAGGCTCGGGCCATCCAGATGGATCTGAAGCCGGAGCAGATGGGCCTGCGGTATCCGACGGAGCTCAACCTGTGGGGCGACGTCAAGGCGACCCTCGAGGCGCTCATTCCCCACCTCGAACAGACGACCGATCTCTCCTGGCAGAACACCGTTGCCGAGGAGATGATCGAGTGGGAGAACGAGATGGAGGCCGAGGCCATGGTGAGCGTCGAGGACGGCGTCAACCCGCGACGCGTCTACCACGAGCTCAACAAGCGTCTCCCGCCCCAGGCCATCGTGACGGCCGACGCCGGTTCGACAGCCGATTGGTACGGTCATCACATTCGACTGCGCCGCGGCATGATGGGCGATCTCTCCGGCAGGCTCGCGAGCATGCTGGCCGCCATGCCGTACGCGGTGGCGGCGAAGTTCGCGTACTCCGACCGCAGCGTGATCTGCACGATCGGCGATGGCGCCTTCCAGATGCTCGGCATGAACGAGCTGATCACCATCAAAAAATATATGAAGGAGTGGGAGAACCCGCAGCTGATCATCATGATCCTGCACAACGACGACCTCACCCAGGTGTCGTGGGAGATGCGCACCGAAGACGCCAACCCGGTGTGGACCACCTCGCAGGCCGTGGAGTCGGTGGATTACGCGGGGTGGGCCGAATTGCTCGGCTTCACCGGCATCCGGGTGAAGAGCGATGATGAGGTGGCGGCGGCGTGGGATGCCGCGTTCGCCAACCGCGGCATCACGGTCATCGACGCATACACGAGTAAGAATGTGCCGCCGCTTCCGCCCCACATCACGCGGGAATTCGCCAAGAACACCGCGACGGCGCTGCTGAAGGGCGACCCATACGGGGTTGGGGCCATTCGCGATTCCGCCGAGGCCGTCGTGACGGAGGGTATCGAGCGCGTGAAGGGAAAGCTGCACATCGGGCAGGATCGTGAGAAGAAGAGCGACTGA
- a CDS encoding GMC family oxidoreductase, translating to MTSSVRERNESAWLLPADQRRTNEALREGMRRFDDADEVDIVIVGCGAGGSTFMQRLARSGRTVVGLDAGPFWDPEEDWVSDEAGSHGLYWTEPRVITGDNPVPLGSNNSGRGVGGSMVHYAGYVPRFHPSDFETYTRDGVGADWPIDYADLARYYEDIEGELPVAGEDWPWGDPHSYPHRPHPVGGNGELFLRGALAAGITAKVGPVAITNGRFGNRAHCIYRGFCLQGCKVNAKASPLITHIPDALAHGAEIRPDSMVTRVAIDERTGRATGVHYMRDGVEHFQRARMVAVAGYSIETPRLLLNSTSKRFANGLCNDFDQVGRYLMVQGAPQTGGRFDDEVRMYKSPPPEVSSEQFYETDPSNPYKRGFSIQTVSPLPITWAEHVAAQGHWGRELRERMSDYVHWACLGALCEFLPQADNRVTLADETDARGMPVARFSYSQCDNDRQQMKAAQEVMERILKAAGADEVITIQRYAHLVGGARMARNEQDGVVDADCRTFAVPNLLIVDGSVLPTQGSANPALTIMAVAARAADRLINSAIER from the coding sequence ATGACGAGCAGTGTGCGTGAACGCAACGAGTCGGCGTGGCTGCTGCCGGCCGATCAACGGCGCACGAATGAGGCCCTCCGTGAGGGCATGCGGCGCTTTGACGACGCGGACGAGGTCGACATCGTGATAGTCGGCTGTGGCGCGGGCGGGTCGACGTTCATGCAGCGACTGGCGCGATCCGGCCGCACCGTGGTCGGCCTGGACGCGGGACCGTTCTGGGACCCGGAGGAGGACTGGGTCAGCGATGAGGCCGGCTCCCACGGGCTGTACTGGACGGAACCGCGCGTCATCACCGGTGACAATCCTGTGCCTCTCGGTTCGAACAATTCCGGCCGCGGCGTCGGGGGATCGATGGTGCACTACGCCGGCTACGTGCCGCGCTTTCACCCGAGCGACTTCGAGACATACACCCGCGATGGCGTCGGTGCCGACTGGCCCATCGACTACGCCGATCTGGCCCGGTATTACGAGGACATCGAGGGGGAGCTGCCCGTGGCCGGCGAGGACTGGCCGTGGGGCGACCCGCACTCCTACCCGCACCGGCCGCATCCGGTCGGGGGAAACGGCGAGCTCTTTCTGCGTGGCGCGCTCGCCGCCGGCATCACGGCGAAGGTCGGCCCAGTCGCCATCACGAATGGACGTTTCGGCAACCGTGCGCACTGCATCTACCGCGGCTTCTGCCTGCAGGGCTGCAAGGTCAACGCCAAGGCCTCGCCCCTCATCACCCACATACCGGATGCCCTTGCGCACGGCGCCGAGATTCGCCCCGACAGCATGGTCACGCGCGTCGCGATAGACGAACGCACCGGGCGCGCGACGGGCGTGCACTATATGCGCGACGGCGTCGAGCACTTTCAGAGGGCCCGCATGGTGGCCGTCGCCGGGTACTCGATCGAGACACCGCGCCTGTTGTTGAACTCCACGTCGAAGCGCTTTGCCAACGGTCTCTGCAACGACTTCGACCAGGTCGGCCGCTACCTCATGGTGCAGGGTGCGCCGCAGACCGGCGGCCGATTCGATGACGAGGTGCGCATGTACAAGTCGCCGCCACCCGAGGTCTCGAGCGAGCAGTTCTACGAGACAGACCCCAGCAACCCGTACAAGCGTGGCTTCTCGATCCAAACCGTCTCGCCCCTGCCCATCACCTGGGCGGAGCACGTTGCCGCGCAGGGCCACTGGGGCCGAGAACTGCGTGAGCGGATGAGCGACTACGTGCACTGGGCGTGCCTCGGCGCGCTGTGCGAGTTTCTTCCCCAGGCAGACAACCGCGTCACCCTCGCCGACGAAACCGATGCGCGCGGCATGCCGGTTGCGCGCTTCTCGTACTCGCAGTGCGACAACGATCGGCAACAGATGAAGGCTGCCCAGGAGGTCATGGAGCGCATCCTCAAGGCCGCCGGCGCCGATGAGGTCATCACGATTCAGCGCTACGCGCACCTGGTCGGCGGCGCGCGCATGGCCCGTAACGAACAGGACGGCGTCGTGGATGCAGACTGCCGCACCTTCGCGGTACCGAATCTGCTCATCGTCGACGGCAGCGTTCTGCCGACGCAGGGCAGCGCGAACCCGGCGCTCACCATCATGGCCGTCGCGGCGCGCGCCGCGGACCGACTCATCAATTCAGCAATAGAGAGGTGA
- a CDS encoding gluconate 2-dehydrogenase subunit 3 family protein: MSTGEPIGSQHPRFPGFDVVQQAPAWDDATRRVVLGRLETDETLRFFTESEFRVARAMLDQLVGQSHDRMVPIAHMVDARLAAGSTDGWHYDGMPSDSEVWRQSLHGLAEDANESHGVGFAELMDEEQRAILQRVQDLGDASWRGLPAGRLWNLWLRYACTAFYAHPSAWNEIGFAGPAYPRGYKNSHVGTREPFEVRDVMPQVDPARGGS; this comes from the coding sequence GTGAGCACCGGCGAACCAATCGGCAGCCAGCACCCGCGGTTTCCCGGCTTCGACGTCGTGCAGCAGGCGCCGGCCTGGGACGACGCAACGCGCCGCGTGGTTCTGGGGCGGCTCGAGACGGATGAGACCCTGCGCTTCTTCACGGAGAGCGAGTTTCGGGTGGCCCGCGCGATGCTCGACCAGCTTGTCGGTCAGTCTCACGATCGCATGGTTCCCATCGCTCATATGGTCGACGCGAGGCTGGCAGCGGGCAGCACCGACGGCTGGCACTACGACGGCATGCCCAGCGATTCGGAGGTCTGGCGCCAGTCACTGCACGGCCTTGCCGAAGACGCGAACGAGTCCCATGGCGTCGGCTTCGCCGAGCTGATGGATGAGGAGCAGCGCGCCATTCTGCAACGGGTGCAGGATCTCGGCGACGCCTCATGGCGTGGGCTGCCGGCCGGCCGTCTCTGGAATCTGTGGCTGCGGTACGCCTGTACGGCGTTCTACGCGCATCCGTCGGCCTGGAATGAGATCGGCTTCGCCGGCCCGGCGTATCCGCGCGGTTACAAGAACTCCCACGTCGGCACGCGCGAGCCGTTCGAGGTGCGCGACGTGATGCCCCAGGTCGACCCGGCGCGGGGCGGCTCATGA
- a CDS encoding DUF7218 family protein codes for MPGTKNSHLKKPEMYEELRKDGASKEKAARISNAAAKRGTSKVSQKGGESGSYDDWTVAQLKKRAKELGLSGYSNKKKHELISALRNH; via the coding sequence ATGCCGGGCACGAAGAACTCACATCTGAAGAAGCCCGAAATGTACGAGGAACTGCGCAAGGACGGTGCCTCGAAGGAGAAGGCTGCACGTATTTCGAATGCGGCGGCGAAGCGTGGCACGTCGAAGGTCAGCCAAAAGGGCGGGGAGTCCGGCTCCTATGACGACTGGACCGTCGCCCAACTGAAAAAGCGGGCGAAGGAACTCGGACTCAGCGGCTATTCGAACAAGAAGAAGCACGAGCTGATCAGCGCTCTGCGCAATCACTGA
- a CDS encoding DUF488 domain-containing protein, with translation MSARATRVFTVGHSTHPIEEFIGMLQANAVDLVADVRTIPKSRHNPQFGEDELPGSLAAAGIGYRRLSGLGGLRHTTKNSETGVNGAWRNASFRGYADYMQTPAFDEALHGLIELATGTTVAIMCAEAVPWRCHRSLIGDALLARDVIVEDIMSATSTKPHTLTRFAQVDGTRVTYPPDPPPLID, from the coding sequence GTGTCCGCGCGCGCGACCCGGGTATTCACTGTCGGCCACTCGACGCATCCGATCGAGGAGTTCATCGGCATGCTGCAGGCCAACGCGGTAGACCTTGTCGCCGATGTGCGCACCATTCCGAAATCGCGGCACAATCCGCAGTTCGGCGAAGACGAACTGCCAGGCAGCCTCGCGGCGGCGGGCATCGGCTATCGCCGCCTCTCCGGTCTCGGCGGGCTGCGGCACACGACAAAGAACTCTGAGACCGGGGTGAACGGCGCGTGGCGCAATGCCTCGTTCCGCGGATACGCCGACTATATGCAGACGCCGGCATTCGATGAAGCCCTGCATGGACTGATCGAGCTCGCTACCGGAACGACCGTCGCGATCATGTGTGCGGAAGCGGTTCCGTGGCGGTGTCACCGCTCGCTGATCGGCGACGCCTTGCTCGCACGCGATGTCATCGTCGAGGACATCATGAGCGCGACCTCGACGAAGCCGCATACGCTCACCCGTTTCGCTCAGGTCGACGGCACGCGGGTGACGTACCCACCCGATCCGCCCCCGCTGATCGATTAG
- a CDS encoding NAD(P)/FAD-dependent oxidoreductase, whose protein sequence is MMGEHFDYVIVGGGMVADAAAHGIREHDAEGTIGILSEDVDPPYTRPALTKKLWTDPDFTWDKVPLGTAEQTGAEVRLQTRVTAIDRDARTVLTDAGETVGYGRLLLATGGHPKHIDLPDDDRVIFFRSANDYRRLRELASRHPHVAVIGGSFIGTELAAALVQNECEVSLLYPEETLGGSMFPSGLAARFEDAFASAGVHLRAGVTVDEGHVENDAIVLHCSDGSALTVDAVVSGLGIEPAIDLAEAAGLQTDDGIVVDGRLQTADPSVYAAGDVASYPDVILGRRRIEHVDNATAMGHAAGRAMAGESQPYTHTPYFYSVVFDISYEALGSIDAELETVEDWVDPLNVGVVYYLNKGVVAGVLLWNVPERRDAARRVLASARSLTRDNLPGLITPG, encoded by the coding sequence ATGATGGGCGAACATTTCGACTACGTGATTGTGGGCGGCGGTATGGTGGCGGATGCCGCGGCCCACGGCATCCGAGAACACGATGCAGAAGGCACCATCGGCATTCTCAGCGAAGATGTCGACCCGCCGTACACGAGGCCGGCTCTCACCAAGAAGCTGTGGACAGACCCGGATTTCACCTGGGACAAGGTGCCGCTCGGCACGGCCGAGCAGACCGGCGCCGAGGTGCGGCTGCAGACACGTGTCACCGCGATCGATCGTGATGCGCGTACCGTGCTGACGGATGCCGGAGAGACTGTCGGCTACGGCAGGCTGCTGTTGGCGACGGGCGGGCATCCGAAACACATCGACCTGCCCGACGACGACAGGGTCATCTTCTTCCGCAGCGCGAACGACTATCGCCGGCTTCGTGAACTGGCGTCGCGGCATCCGCATGTCGCCGTGATAGGTGGCAGCTTCATCGGCACGGAGTTGGCGGCCGCGTTGGTGCAGAACGAATGCGAGGTGAGTCTGCTCTATCCGGAGGAGACGCTCGGTGGCTCCATGTTCCCGTCTGGACTGGCCGCCCGCTTCGAGGATGCCTTCGCCTCGGCCGGCGTACACCTGCGGGCCGGCGTGACAGTCGATGAAGGCCACGTCGAGAACGACGCGATAGTGCTGCACTGCAGTGACGGCTCGGCACTCACCGTCGATGCGGTCGTCTCGGGGCTCGGCATCGAACCGGCCATCGACCTGGCCGAGGCGGCGGGCTTGCAGACCGACGACGGCATTGTCGTCGACGGTCGGCTGCAGACGGCCGACCCGAGTGTGTACGCCGCGGGCGATGTCGCATCGTATCCGGATGTGATCCTCGGCCGCCGCCGAATCGAACACGTCGACAACGCCACAGCAATGGGTCACGCCGCCGGGCGCGCCATGGCGGGAGAGAGCCAGCCGTACACGCATACTCCGTACTTCTATTCGGTGGTCTTCGATATCTCCTATGAGGCCCTCGGCTCGATCGATGCCGAGCTCGAAACGGTGGAGGACTGGGTCGATCCCCTGAACGTCGGCGTGGTCTACTACCTGAACAAGGGAGTCGTGGCCGGGGTGCTGCTCTGGAATGTGCCGGAGCGCCGCGACGCGGCGCGGCGGGTGCTCGCCTCGGCGCGCTCGCTCACACGAGACAACCTGCCGGGTCTGATCACGCCGGGCTGA